One window of Candidatus Methanoperedens sp. genomic DNA carries:
- a CDS encoding V-type ATP synthase subunit D — MAIKDTINPTRSELIELKKKIKLSQSGHKLLKMKRDGLILELFEILDKAKGIRVEVEKQFAVASQKLAIAKSVEGVVVVKSTAFALKDVPKLELESKNVMGVVVPKITASSVHKKLDEHGYGIIGTSSRIDEAVDTYEILVEKIILAAEIETTMKKLLEDIEKTKRRVNALEFKVIPELSEAKDFIVLRLEEMERENTFRLKRIKG, encoded by the coding sequence ATGGCTATCAAGGACACCATAAATCCCACACGCTCCGAGCTTATCGAGCTTAAGAAGAAAATCAAGTTGAGCCAGAGCGGGCACAAGCTTCTCAAGATGAAGCGAGACGGCTTGATACTTGAACTATTCGAGATACTTGATAAAGCGAAGGGAATAAGAGTTGAGGTGGAGAAGCAATTCGCTGTGGCATCGCAGAAGCTTGCCATCGCAAAATCAGTGGAAGGCGTTGTTGTGGTGAAATCCACAGCCTTTGCCCTTAAGGACGTCCCGAAGCTTGAGCTTGAGAGCAAGAACGTGATGGGCGTCGTTGTCCCGAAAATCACGGCTTCAAGCGTGCATAAGAAACTCGATGAGCACGGTTACGGCATCATCGGCACTTCTTCACGCATAGATGAAGCAGTTGACACCTACGAAATCCTGGTTGAGAAAATCATCCTGGCTGCTGAGATTGAGACCACGATGAAGAAGCTGCTTGAGGATATCGAAAAAACAAAGCGCAGGGTAAATGCCCTTGAGTTCAAGGTGATACCCGAGCTCTCTGAAGCTAAGGATTTTATCGTGCTTCGGCTTGAGGAGATGGAGCGGGAGAATACCTTCAGGCTGAAGAGGATAAAGGGTTAA